Proteins from a genomic interval of Siniperca chuatsi isolate FFG_IHB_CAS linkage group LG10, ASM2008510v1, whole genome shotgun sequence:
- the LOC122883189 gene encoding syntaphilin, with protein MSLTPSRKSSSGQRRRSVGTGGGSGRYSHSDTSSTHTYPGRVRAPEGSPTARTYPSTPRRQAKQTACSDNHGIRPPTPEQYLTPLQQKEVCIRHLRARLRDNVERLQHRDCEIDELRTQLFRMQEDWIEEECHRVEAQLALKEARKEIQHLHEVVESVRSNLSVREQDPHDHKLYSGLQGARPGGKSRSCGCSPASTLSRSTTYTRLSSEALQLERSSNAPESSRASRPAGQTHLLLEAALLSEQLPPQGHVRGPPTVPRSSTYERLCSGGAVLPISHSCHTLSSSCKCSGHSYLPHHHLFLHLPQEEAPLTAATPAVPATDPIPIPVPASEKKPEVRSQACSPTMTWLCEESGAEELSVISLPAADITPSEPHLFPSFLPHVSPPEHSYNVEPLPPDKPEEVTKMPAEPHTCQPHPTAPLPVRQDATVLEIEEDNVDETEGTTEDGYPPQLCHWSRYFLVDLLALAMPVVPTMAWLCRGAPQEVLPVYHIGSLLRGCCAVALHSLRRRGAGRGRRPTSMNGTTPI; from the exons ATGTCTCTCACTCCGAGTCGAAAGTCCTCCTCAGGTCAGCGCAG GCGCTCAGTGGGCACTGGTGGCGGCAGCGGGCGATATTCCCACAGTGACACATCCAGTACCCACACCTACCCGGGTCGGGTTAGGGCACCAGAGGGCAGCCCGACAGCTCGGACGTATCCTAGTACACCCAG GCGTCAGGCAAAGCAGACAGCCTGCAGCGACAACCATGGGATCAGGCCTCCAACCCCGGAGCAGTACCTTACACCTCTGCAACAGAAGGAGGTGTGTATACGACACCTGCGAGCCAGACTGAGGGACAATGTGGAAAGACTACAACACAG AGACTGTGAAATAGATGAGTTGAGGACCCAACTGTTCAGGATGCAGGAAGACTGGATAGAGGAGGAATGTCATCGTGTGGAGGCCCAGCTAGCCCTGAAAGAGGCCCGCAAAGAGATCCAGCACCTTCATGAAGTGGTTGAGTCAGTGAGGTCCAACCTGAGTGTCCGTGAACAAGACCCCCATGACCACAAGCTATACTCAGGGTTGCAGGGAGCTCGGCCAGGAGGGAAGTCTCGCTCCTGTGGTTGTTCCCCAGCCAGCACTTTGAGCCGCAGCACCACCTACACCCGACTGAGCAGCGAGGCTCTGCAGCTGGAGCGCAGCTCCAATGCTCCTGAGTCAAGCAGAGCATCTCGCCCAGCAGGACAAACCCACCTGCTCCTGGAGGCAGCCCTCCTATCAGAGCAGCTGCCACCACAGGGCCACGTCCGAGGCCCCCCAACTGTGCCGCGATCTTCCACCTATGAAAGGTTGTGCAGTGGGGGGGCAGTGTTGCCAATCTCACACTCCTGCCACACACTCAGTAGCAGCTGCAAGTGCAGTGGCCACTCCTACCTCCCCCATCATCACTTGTTCCTGCATTTACCTCAGGAGGAGGCCCCGCTAACAGCGGCAACTCCTGCTGTCCCTGCCACTGATCCTATCCCTATTCCTGTTCCTGCATCAGAGAAAAAGCCAGAGGTGCGCTCCCAGGCCTGCAGCCCGACCATGACCTGGCTATGTGAGGAAAGCGGTGCCGAAGAGCTAAGTGTCATTTCTTTACCCGCAGCAGACATCACCCCCTCAGAACCACATCTGTTTCCATCGTTTTTACCTCATGTGTCCCCTCCGGAGCATTCATACAATGTAGAGCCGCTACCACCCGACAAACCAGAGGAGGTAACAAAGATGCCAGCAGAGCCCCACACCTGCCAGCCCCACCCTACAGCTCCACTTCCAGTGAGGCAGGACGCTACAGTACTGGAGATAGAAGAGGACAATGTGGATGAAACTGAAGGTACAACTGAAGACGGGTATCCACCTCAGCTCTGCCACTGGAGCCGCTACTTTCTTGTAGATCTGTTGGCTTTGGCgatgccagtggtcccaaccaTGGCGTGGCTGTGTCGAGGGGCGCCACAGGAAGTCTTGCCGGTGTATCACATTGGCTCCCTGCTGAGAGGTTGCTGTGCTGTGGCCCTCCACTCACTTCGCCGCCGGGGTGCAGGCAGGGGACGCAGGCCTACCAGCATGAATGGAACAACACCAATCTGA